In one window of Thalassophryne amazonica chromosome 9, fThaAma1.1, whole genome shotgun sequence DNA:
- the st6gal1 gene encoding beta-galactoside alpha-2,6-sialyltransferase 1 isoform X1 translates to MGYKISGAAMDRVSLMWRLRRRARRGALCMTFFCISMALLYALCAENSVSVTDAIFGIRARTRAQPRAHSVIKVLRAGAKPMYIDPQKLPGVIPGDPHRPIPVLSSPNHTHDHREPSSKRQSTERQPSGFFTRMMPRPFTRALETLFGGRRRGELSGKGRDAEFFGPHGILGEVWDDEMSSSMLGNRLRKVVQNYQAMNKYGVEFQGSRSSRPKLSGPELLCQLKEKVQVTTLTPDLQPFSSLPWATQLPPKPLTSDLGPYKSCAVVSSAGSLRHSGLGKEIDLHDAVLRFNAAPTTGFEKDVGSKTTVRLINSQVMASEDHRFLSSSLYSSGVLVAWDPGPYSADLMQWYNRTDYPIFVHYQRYRRLHPLQPFYILHPRFEWQLWQQIQDNMAEPIQKNPPSSGLLGTVLMMSLCEVVHVYEFLPSRRKTELCHYFQRFYDAACTLGAYHPLLYEKNLVKRMNQGPNRDIYMHGRVTLPGFSKLNCTHAPTSVPNR, encoded by the exons ATTTCCGGAGCAGCGATGGACAGAGTCAGCCTGATGTGGCGGCTGAGGCGCCGCGCTCGCCGCGGTGCGCTCTGCATGACCTTCTTCTGCATCTCCATGGCTCTGCTCTATGCCCTCTGCGCTGAAAACAGCGTGTCTGTGACAGATGCCATTTTCGGCATACGAGCACGAACTCGGGCTCAGCCTCGGGCTCACTCGGTCATCAAG GTTCTGCGAGCTGGAGCCAAGCCCATGTACATCGACCCTCAAAAACTTCCAGGTGTCATCCCTGGAGATCCTCACCGTCCAATCCCTGTGCTGTCCTCTCCAAACCACACCCATGACCACAGGGAGCCTTCGTCAAAGCGGCAGTCCACAGAGCGGCAGCCCTCGGGATTCTTCACACGGATGATGCCGCGCCCCTTCACGCGTGCACTGGAGACCCTGTTTGGAGGCCGTCGAAGGGGGGAGCTGAGCGGCAAAGGGAGAGACGCAGAGTTTTTTGGGCCTCACGGTATTCTGGGAGAAGTGTGGGATGATGAGATGTCCAGTAGCATGCTGGGAAACAGACTGAGGAAAGTGGTGCAGAACTATCAG gcaatGAATAAGTACGGCGTTGAGTTCCAGGGTTCCAGGTCTAGCAGGCCAAAGCTGAGTGGCCCTGAGCTTCTCTGTCAACTGAAGGAGAAAGTGCAGGTCACAACTTTGACCCCTGACCTTCAACCCTTCTCCTCTCTTCCTTGGGCCACCCAGCTGCCACCTAAGccgctgacctctgaccttggaCCTTATAAGAGCTGTGCTGTGGTTTCTTCAGCGGGGTCACTTCGCCACTCTGGACTTGGCAAAGAAATAG atttgCATGATGCTGTTCTGCGGTTCAATGCTGCTCCCACAACCGGCTTTGAGAAAGACGTTGGTTCTAAAACCACCGTCCGCCTCATCAACTCAcag GTGATGGCATCTGAGGACCATCGTTTCCTGTCCAGTTCTCTGTACAGCTCAGGTGTTCTCGTGGCCTGGGACCCCGGCCCATATTCAGCTGACCTCA TGCAGTGGTACAACAGGACCGACTACCCCATCTTTGTCCACTACCAGCGCTACCGCAGGCTGCATCCCCTGCAGCCTTTCTACATCCTGCATCCTCGCTTTGAGTGGCAGCTCTGGCAACAAATTCAAGACAACATGGCAGAACCCATCCAGAAGAACCCGCCCTCCTCTGGCCTGCTGG GCACCGTTCTGATGATGTCACTGTGTGAGGTGGTGCACGTCTACGAGTTCCTGCCGTCCCGGAGAAAGACAGAGCTGTGTCATTACTTCCAGCGCTTCTACGACGCCGCGTGCACGCTGGGTGCCTACCACCCCCTGC
- the st6gal1 gene encoding beta-galactoside alpha-2,6-sialyltransferase 1 isoform X2: MGYKISGAAMDRVSLMWRLRRRARRGALCMTFFCISMALLYALCAENSVSVTDAIFGIRARTRAQPRAHSVIKVLRAGAKPMYIDPQKLPGVIPGDPHRPIPVLSSPNHTHDHREPSSKRQSTERQPSGFFTRMMPRPFTRALETLFGGRRRGELSGKGRDAEFFGPHGILGEVWDDEMSSSMLGNRLRKVVQNYQAMNKYGVEFQGSRSSRPKLSGPELLCQLKEKVQVTTLTPDLQPFSSLPWATQLPPKPLTSDLGPYKSCAVVSSAGSLRHSGLGKEIDLHDAVLRFNAAPTTGFEKDVGSKTTVRLINSQVMASEDHRFLSSSLYSSGVLVAWDPGPYSADLNQWYNRTDYPIFVHYQRYRRLHPLQPFYILHPRFEWQLWQQIQDNMAEPIQKNPPSSGLLGTVLMMSLCEVVHVYEFLPSRRKTELCHYFQRFYDAACTLGAYHPLLYEKNLVKRMNQGPNRDIYMHGRVTLPGFSKLNCTHAPTSVPNR; the protein is encoded by the exons ATTTCCGGAGCAGCGATGGACAGAGTCAGCCTGATGTGGCGGCTGAGGCGCCGCGCTCGCCGCGGTGCGCTCTGCATGACCTTCTTCTGCATCTCCATGGCTCTGCTCTATGCCCTCTGCGCTGAAAACAGCGTGTCTGTGACAGATGCCATTTTCGGCATACGAGCACGAACTCGGGCTCAGCCTCGGGCTCACTCGGTCATCAAG GTTCTGCGAGCTGGAGCCAAGCCCATGTACATCGACCCTCAAAAACTTCCAGGTGTCATCCCTGGAGATCCTCACCGTCCAATCCCTGTGCTGTCCTCTCCAAACCACACCCATGACCACAGGGAGCCTTCGTCAAAGCGGCAGTCCACAGAGCGGCAGCCCTCGGGATTCTTCACACGGATGATGCCGCGCCCCTTCACGCGTGCACTGGAGACCCTGTTTGGAGGCCGTCGAAGGGGGGAGCTGAGCGGCAAAGGGAGAGACGCAGAGTTTTTTGGGCCTCACGGTATTCTGGGAGAAGTGTGGGATGATGAGATGTCCAGTAGCATGCTGGGAAACAGACTGAGGAAAGTGGTGCAGAACTATCAG gcaatGAATAAGTACGGCGTTGAGTTCCAGGGTTCCAGGTCTAGCAGGCCAAAGCTGAGTGGCCCTGAGCTTCTCTGTCAACTGAAGGAGAAAGTGCAGGTCACAACTTTGACCCCTGACCTTCAACCCTTCTCCTCTCTTCCTTGGGCCACCCAGCTGCCACCTAAGccgctgacctctgaccttggaCCTTATAAGAGCTGTGCTGTGGTTTCTTCAGCGGGGTCACTTCGCCACTCTGGACTTGGCAAAGAAATAG atttgCATGATGCTGTTCTGCGGTTCAATGCTGCTCCCACAACCGGCTTTGAGAAAGACGTTGGTTCTAAAACCACCGTCCGCCTCATCAACTCAcag GTGATGGCATCTGAGGACCATCGTTTCCTGTCCAGTTCTCTGTACAGCTCAGGTGTTCTCGTGGCCTGGGACCCCGGCCCATATTCAGCTGACCTCAACCAG TGGTACAACAGGACCGACTACCCCATCTTTGTCCACTACCAGCGCTACCGCAGGCTGCATCCCCTGCAGCCTTTCTACATCCTGCATCCTCGCTTTGAGTGGCAGCTCTGGCAACAAATTCAAGACAACATGGCAGAACCCATCCAGAAGAACCCGCCCTCCTCTGGCCTGCTGG GCACCGTTCTGATGATGTCACTGTGTGAGGTGGTGCACGTCTACGAGTTCCTGCCGTCCCGGAGAAAGACAGAGCTGTGTCATTACTTCCAGCGCTTCTACGACGCCGCGTGCACGCTGGGTGCCTACCACCCCCTGC